CGAGCGGCGTCAGGAAGCTTCTTGAAGCCGCCGAACAAGAGCAGGGCTAGTAGCAGGATGATGATCCATTCCCAGCCGCGGAAGTTTGACATGTTTGTCAGCATAACCCCGCAGGCGGCGGTGTTGAACATCCAACGCCACGAATCCCGATTCCGGTTGCTGCCTTCCTGTGGTTCGCCGGAAGGAGCGACTCGATTGAATCGCCCGGCTCAGGTGCCCGGTGCGGGCTCGAAGTCGCCGGCCACCAAGTCGTGGCCGTCCAACCAGAGCGCAAAGTCGAGGACATCGTCGTAGCTGAATGGTGGACCGGTGTGCCCCTCCAGGGCTTCGGCCGGGACCCGGTCGATGACGACGCCTGCGCTCGACAGCAGGGCGACGACCTCCTCGTCGGCAGGCTTCTCCACCTGATCGTGACATTCGGTGCAACGGAACGTGTAGGTGGCCCAACCGGCGGACTCGGCAACGGTGAGTCGCACATCAATTGGAGTCAGGTCAACGTCGCCACACACGGGACAAGTGGCCTTGATCGTCGTCATGTCCGTCGCCTCCATCGCCTCGTGACTACCGAAGCGGTCAGCCGCTGTGGTGTCAACCTCGCTAGGAGCGTGGCAAAGCAGGGTCGGAGTTTCACGCTGAGTTGGTCCGATGGGCATATGGAGATCAAATATCACTCTGCGTACACATCTCGCGGGGGGTTTTGTCCCTTTGAGATAGCCAGGACGCTGGCCCGCAGCGCTACGAATCAGGTTGAATACTTGTCCTGCGCCTTGCTGGCGACGTCGCGGACCTGGTGGGCGAGACCGGTCGGCTCGGCAATCCGCAGTCGGCCACCAAAGCTCAGTGCGGCCCGGATCAGCCACTGCTCAGAGGCAACGGGGATTCGAACGGCCACGGAACCATCAGGCAGGGTGATTCGGGCAGTGACCGTGTCCTGATCGGCCCACCAGGCGATGCTTGGTGCAAGTACTACCGTCGCCCGGGGGCCCTGCGGCCGCACGGAAGTCAGCAGCTGTGTTGCCGAATCCGGTACGACCGCGTCCTCGGCCAGTTCCCTGACCGACTCGATGTGGTCGACGCGGAACAGCCGCACCGCTTCTGCGCGTCGGCACCAACCCTGCAGGTAAGCGTGGCCATTGGCTGTCAGCATGCCGATGGGATCGACGGTGCGCTTAGTGAAGTCGTCGCGGCTGGCGTTTCGGTAGATGAAATACACCGCGTGACCGGCGGTGAGGGCAGTTTCCAATGTGCTCGAGGTCGCAATGTCCTCGGCTGTCTGCTGCGAAATCGGAGACCCCAGCGCCACGTGGCTCGTTAGCGAAGTGAACTCGCCTGCCGCGGCCTCGACCTTGGCGATCGCGCTTGCCAGGTCTGGGTTGTCGTGGGAGCCAGGCAACTGCCCGAGCATTCGCAATCCGAGCAACAGCGATACGGCCTCAAGGGACGTGAGGCGTAGGGGTTGGGCGATTCCCTGCGGATCGTGGACGACCAGACCACGTGACCAGATGTCGATGTCCAGGCAGAAGTTGTTGATGCCGAACTCCGTGCAGACCGCCAGGCTGAGGTCGGCGCGCAACTGTTCTGGCGTGGTCTCAAACCGCGCTGACGCTTGCTCGTAGGTCGCGCCGCCATGGGCAATAAGCCACGGCACCAGGGCCAGGACGCGAGACAGCTGCGCCGACGCGACGTCCGGTGCCCTCCGGGTCGCCTTCTTTGCAGCTTCTGCAAGTTTCTCTTGCTGTTCAGTGGTCAGTTCAACGGGTGGTTGTGTTGCCAGTCGTGTGAGGGCGGCTTGCACGTCGCGGCGCAGCGAGGCCGGCTCCAGGACTTGGGCGTATTCCCCCGCCGCGAGAGTCGCCTCGGCGACCTTGGCAGGGTCAGCACCTTCGATTCGGGCTGTGGTCGCTTGAGCATCACATCCGATCAAGTCCCGCAACGCGACCGCATGGCCGGCAACCATGGCAACGGTGACATCGACGGTCTCGGCAGGCGGAAAAGTGGACCTGACCTGTTCCTGCAGGTCGACATCGTCGGGAATTTGGTAGGAGTCTCTCGCGTCGGAAACCTTGACCGCGCCGATGACCCTGGAGAGCCGAAACGCGCGTGTTGCTTGACGTTGAGTGTCGAACCCCACCAGGTACCACTGGCCACGACTGGTGACGACCCCCCAAGGCTGAACGTGGCGAGTGCTCGGCTGCGGCTCGCCGGCCTTCTGGTAGGCGAAGCGCACCGCACGTAGGTCAGACACGGCGTCGAGGAGGTCCGAAACCAGCACGGAGTTGACCTTGACCGATACCGCCATGGCTGCGGTGTCATCACTGGAGAACTCGCCAACGAGCTCAAGTTTTCGCAACGCGGTGACGGCCCCGTGACCCCAGGAGGCCTCCCCCCACATGCGCGAGGCCATTGCCAGGACGATCCGCTCGCCAGCGGTGATCTCGATCGGCTGGAGGTAAGCCTGTGCCCGCTCGACCCGGTAGCCGGTCCCCTCCGTGGAGTCGAGGTCAACGGACTCAATGGGGATGCCCATCGACCGCAGTTCGCTCTTGTCCCGCTCGAACATTCGCTCAAAGGCTTCTTGGTTGGCGTCGGCGGGATAGTCGCGGACGGCCGTGCGGATCTCTGAGCGGGTGAGTGCTCTGCTCGCATTGAGCAGAGCCAGTGACAACGCGAGCAAGCGTTCGGTCTTGGACTTGGACACAACGAGCCTCCGTTCCCGGTGCCGGTTAGTTGGGCCTACGCGATTCCGACCAGGTCCACAACGAACACGAGCGTCTCGTTCGGCTGGATTCCACTGCCCGGCGGGGGGTTTTCGGCATATGCGTCGGCACCTGGAACGACCAGAACGCGTCGGCCGCCAACCTGCATACCCGGGACGCCCTTGACCCAGCCGGGTATCAGACCGCCGGCTTCCAGTTTGAAGGTCTGGGGGGCTGATCCAAACGATGCTTCGATCTTCTGACCCGTCAGCCCGGACGCGAGGTAGTAGTTGACGGTCAGGGTGTCACCGGTCTTTGCTTTGGCAGCTTTGCCAACCTTGAGGTCAGTGGTGCTCAGCGTCTGGGCCTGGGCCGGGTGCGGAAACTCAGCGGTGAGGCTGGCGGCCGCACCACTGACCTTCACGTCGGTGGCCTTCAGGTCAGTCGTCACGAACGAGGCGCTGGCCGACGCTGAGGCGGTGGCGGATGCGCCTCCGTTTGAGTCCGTGCTGCTTGAGCAGGCCCCCAAGGCGAAAACGAGTGCGGGAACTATGGCGAGGGAGGCGGTACGGCGCAGGGGTGAAGTCACCCGTCCGACTCTAGGGCTACATGCTCGCAATGAGCTTCTCGACCCGCTCATCGACGGATCGGAACGGATCCTTGCACAGCACCGTCCGAGCCGACTGATCGTTGAGCTTGAGGTGAACCCAGTCGACGGTGAAGTCACGTTTGCGTTCCTGTGCCCGCTTGATGAACTCGCCCCGCAGTCGCGCGCGGGTGGTTTGCGGGGGCCGTGATTTGGCTTGAAAGATCTCAAGATCGGACGTGACTCGTTCGACCAGGCCATTGCGCTGCATCAGGTCGAACAGGCCGCGGCCTCTGGTGATGTCGTGGTACGCCAAGTCCATCTGCGCGATCCGCGGACTCGAAAGGTCCAAGTCGTGCTTGTTCATGTACCGCTGCAGTAGCCGCAACTTGATGACCCAGTCGATCTCCCGGTCAATCGCCGACAAGTCGCCGGTGTCAATCGCCTTGATTGCTCGGCCCCACAACTCGATCGCTCGGGAATGGATTCCGTCGGGGTCATCGAGTAGTCCGGCGGATTCGGCGTACGACTGCACTTTCTCGAAGTACTCGGTCTGGATGTCCAGGGAGGACATCGTCCGGCCGTTGGTCAGGCGAATCTGTTTGCGACCGGTTTGATCGTTGCTCATCTCGCGGATCGCGCGGATCGGGTTCTCCAGCGTCAGATCGCGGACGTTGCGGCCGTCCTCAAGCATCCGCAGGACCAGGTCAGCAGATGCCAGTTTGAGCATCGTGGTTGTCTCACTCATGTTCGAGTCCCCCACGATGACGTGCAGGCGGCGGTATCGCTCGGCATCGGCGTGCGGCTCATCGCGGGTGTTGATGATTGGCCGGGACCTCGTCGTGGCGCTGGAAACACCCTCCCAAATGTGATCGGCACGCTGACTGACGCTGTAGATGGCACCGCGGGGTGTCTGCACGACCTTGCCGGCGCCGCAGATGATCTGGCGTGACACCAGGAACGGGATCAGGGCATCGGCCAGTCGGCTGAACTCGCCCTGACGGCTGATCAAGTAGTTCTCGTGGCAACCGTAGGAGTTGCCAGCGGAGTCGGTGTTGTTCTTGAACAGGTAGATGTCCCCGGTGATGCCCTCCTCCGACAGTCGCTTCTGCGCATCCACCAGCAGACCTTCGAGGATGCGTTCACCAGCCTTGTCGTGGATCACAGTTTCGATGACGTTGTCGCAC
The window above is part of the Candidatus Nanopelagicales bacterium genome. Proteins encoded here:
- a CDS encoding FKBP-type peptidyl-prolyl cis-trans isomerase, with protein sequence MTSPLRRTASLAIVPALVFALGACSSSTDSNGGASATASASASASFVTTDLKATDVKVSGAAASLTAEFPHPAQAQTLSTTDLKVGKAAKAKTGDTLTVNYYLASGLTGQKIEASFGSAPQTFKLEAGGLIPGWVKGVPGMQVGGRRVLVVPGADAYAENPPPGSGIQPNETLVFVVDLVGIA
- a CDS encoding WYL domain-containing protein; this encodes MSKSKTERLLALSLALLNASRALTRSEIRTAVRDYPADANQEAFERMFERDKSELRSMGIPIESVDLDSTEGTGYRVERAQAYLQPIEITAGERIVLAMASRMWGEASWGHGAVTALRKLELVGEFSSDDTAAMAVSVKVNSVLVSDLLDAVSDLRAVRFAYQKAGEPQPSTRHVQPWGVVTSRGQWYLVGFDTQRQATRAFRLSRVIGAVKVSDARDSYQIPDDVDLQEQVRSTFPPAETVDVTVAMVAGHAVALRDLIGCDAQATTARIEGADPAKVAEATLAAGEYAQVLEPASLRRDVQAALTRLATQPPVELTTEQQEKLAEAAKKATRRAPDVASAQLSRVLALVPWLIAHGGATYEQASARFETTPEQLRADLSLAVCTEFGINNFCLDIDIWSRGLVVHDPQGIAQPLRLTSLEAVSLLLGLRMLGQLPGSHDNPDLASAIAKVEAAAGEFTSLTSHVALGSPISQQTAEDIATSSTLETALTAGHAVYFIYRNASRDDFTKRTVDPIGMLTANGHAYLQGWCRRAEAVRLFRVDHIESVRELAEDAVVPDSATQLLTSVRPQGPRATVVLAPSIAWWADQDTVTARITLPDGSVAVRIPVASEQWLIRAALSFGGRLRIAEPTGLAHQVRDVASKAQDKYST
- the pafA gene encoding Pup--protein ligase; its protein translation is MDRRIFGVETEYGVTCTFRGQRRLSPDEVARYLFRRVVSWGRSSNVFLRNGARLYLDVGSHPEYATPECDNVIETVIHDKAGERILEGLLVDAQKRLSEEGITGDIYLFKNNTDSAGNSYGCHENYLISRQGEFSRLADALIPFLVSRQIICGAGKVVQTPRGAIYSVSQRADHIWEGVSSATTRSRPIINTRDEPHADAERYRRLHVIVGDSNMSETTTMLKLASADLVLRMLEDGRNVRDLTLENPIRAIREMSNDQTGRKQIRLTNGRTMSSLDIQTEYFEKVQSYAESAGLLDDPDGIHSRAIELWGRAIKAIDTGDLSAIDREIDWVIKLRLLQRYMNKHDLDLSSPRIAQMDLAYHDITRGRGLFDLMQRNGLVERVTSDLEIFQAKSRPPQTTRARLRGEFIKRAQERKRDFTVDWVHLKLNDQSARTVLCKDPFRSVDERVEKLIASM